One region of Metallosphaera sedula DSM 5348 genomic DNA includes:
- a CDS encoding amidase translates to MSLERLNSQYNAFITLHEMRGRDGPLTGLTFGVKDVIETSGVRTTAGSRILLDNVPKRNALIVDRILSMGGTILGKTNTHEFAVGATNTSSVAGPARNPRDRDRISGGSSGGSAVAVALNMVDVGVGTDTGGSVRIPASLCGVIGFKPSYGLFPMSGVIPFSWSLDTLGFLTRDHETLWRVLVALTPAEGKKAYVRSPRTRPRVGVFLFDDSTKDLLEKAMEYFPQARPVNLPNMIRYGRWARRVIATSEGASYHLTWLRSKEEMYFPDVRDILKSGLSISAVDYVNALRLRKLILEEYMSVFKDVDVILSPTTRIPAPKISEVQGREKEFREDLVANTELFNLVGAPSISIPFFERDGLPLGLMISGEPYKDGVVLEVARQILPN, encoded by the coding sequence ATGTCATTAGAGAGATTGAATTCTCAATATAACGCCTTCATTACCCTGCATGAGATGAGGGGCAGGGACGGACCACTCACCGGCTTAACCTTTGGAGTAAAGGACGTGATTGAGACCTCAGGAGTTAGGACCACGGCAGGTTCAAGGATACTCTTGGACAACGTTCCCAAGAGGAATGCCCTCATCGTGGATAGGATCCTGAGTATGGGTGGGACAATCCTGGGAAAGACCAATACCCACGAGTTTGCTGTCGGGGCCACCAACACCTCATCCGTGGCCGGTCCGGCTAGGAATCCCAGGGACAGGGATAGGATAAGTGGCGGTTCAAGCGGAGGTTCCGCGGTAGCGGTTGCACTTAACATGGTGGATGTGGGAGTAGGGACTGACACGGGTGGTTCAGTTAGGATTCCTGCCTCTCTCTGCGGAGTTATAGGTTTCAAGCCGTCATATGGTCTTTTCCCCATGAGTGGTGTCATTCCCTTCAGTTGGTCCCTGGACACCCTGGGCTTCCTGACAAGGGACCATGAGACCCTGTGGAGGGTTCTAGTGGCCCTGACCCCAGCGGAAGGAAAGAAGGCTTATGTTCGTTCTCCTAGAACCAGACCTAGGGTGGGAGTTTTCCTCTTCGACGACTCCACCAAAGATCTCCTAGAGAAAGCGATGGAATATTTCCCCCAGGCTAGACCTGTCAACCTTCCAAACATGATAAGGTACGGAAGGTGGGCTAGGAGGGTAATAGCTACCAGTGAAGGGGCGTCATATCACCTGACTTGGCTCAGGAGCAAGGAGGAGATGTACTTCCCTGATGTGAGGGATATCCTGAAATCTGGTCTGAGCATTAGTGCAGTGGACTACGTGAACGCATTAAGACTAAGGAAACTTATTCTAGAGGAATACATGAGCGTCTTCAAGGACGTGGACGTCATACTCTCCCCGACAACGAGGATTCCTGCTCCCAAGATATCAGAGGTACAGGGAAGGGAGAAGGAATTTAGGGAGGACTTAGTGGCCAATACGGAGCTATTTAACTTGGTCGGTGCCCCTTCCATCAGCATTCCCTTTTTTGAGAGAGATGGGTTACCCCTTGGTCTCATGATAAGTGGTGAGCCATACAAAGATGGTGTTGTTTTAGAGGTAGCGAGGCAGATTTTACCCAATTGA
- the ppcA gene encoding phosphoenolpyruvate carboxylase, with amino-acid sequence MRPIPRTMSTQHPDNATVPEWAKGDVIEGEAEVIEAYYAFSRLNVHEVMWDAEGKDVDTHVVRKLFSSFDEYFKNNILGEDIFLTYRLPNPKIEGAERKVFAETMESIPITFDVAERFYGRKVVPVFEVILPFTTNASDIISVARYYERAVAMEENIELQDGVYVRDLVGEIYPKRIEVIPLIEDKDSLLNTRNIIEGYYRAIKPSYMRLFIARSDPAMNYGMLTAVLLAKYALSEAGKLAEELGIPIFPIIGVGSLPFRGHLSPENYQRVMEEYEGVYTFTIQSAFKYDYSEEQVKGAISHINREEVKEPRILGEEEKKVTRDIIETYTLSYQPVIESLANLINTVALHLPRRRARKLHISLFGYARSTGKVMLPRAITFVGSLYSVGLPPEVIGISSLGKLNEMQWNILEENYKFLKNDLQKASEFINPEGLSTLVSYGYLDAEISKKLEEDIKYLESMGVKIGPRSYETKKHALLSQLLMLSLKEKKYNEVKQYAREMAVIRKSIG; translated from the coding sequence ATGCGACCCATACCTAGAACCATGTCTACCCAGCATCCAGATAACGCAACCGTCCCAGAATGGGCTAAAGGCGATGTTATTGAGGGAGAGGCAGAAGTAATAGAGGCATATTACGCGTTCTCCAGGCTCAACGTGCACGAGGTCATGTGGGACGCTGAGGGCAAGGATGTAGACACCCACGTGGTTAGGAAGTTGTTTTCCTCATTTGACGAGTACTTTAAAAACAACATCCTGGGTGAGGACATTTTCCTCACGTATAGGTTACCTAACCCCAAAATAGAGGGGGCAGAGAGGAAGGTTTTCGCAGAGACCATGGAGAGCATACCCATTACCTTTGACGTTGCCGAGAGATTTTACGGCAGGAAAGTAGTCCCGGTGTTTGAGGTTATTCTTCCCTTCACCACTAACGCAAGTGACATCATATCTGTGGCCAGGTATTACGAACGTGCAGTGGCCATGGAAGAAAACATCGAACTTCAGGACGGAGTTTACGTGAGGGATCTAGTGGGGGAGATCTATCCCAAGAGGATAGAGGTTATACCTCTCATAGAGGATAAGGACTCACTCCTTAACACAAGGAACATTATTGAGGGGTACTATCGTGCAATTAAGCCGTCATACATGAGGCTGTTCATTGCCAGATCGGATCCTGCCATGAATTACGGCATGCTGACAGCGGTACTTCTGGCAAAGTACGCCTTAAGCGAGGCTGGGAAGCTTGCTGAGGAGTTGGGAATTCCAATCTTTCCCATCATAGGAGTAGGTTCTTTACCCTTTAGAGGCCACCTAAGCCCCGAGAACTATCAGAGAGTAATGGAAGAGTACGAGGGGGTTTACACGTTTACCATTCAGTCTGCCTTCAAGTATGACTACAGCGAGGAACAGGTGAAGGGGGCAATTTCCCACATAAACAGGGAGGAGGTCAAGGAACCAAGGATCCTAGGTGAGGAGGAAAAGAAGGTTACCAGGGACATCATAGAAACCTACACACTATCCTATCAACCCGTGATAGAGAGCTTGGCCAACCTGATCAACACGGTAGCCCTTCATCTGCCTAGGAGAAGGGCAAGGAAACTCCACATTAGTCTGTTTGGATACGCAAGGAGTACAGGAAAGGTGATGTTGCCAAGAGCGATCACCTTTGTGGGCTCCCTGTACAGCGTTGGCCTCCCCCCAGAGGTCATTGGCATCTCTTCACTCGGCAAACTAAACGAGATGCAGTGGAATATACTGGAGGAGAACTACAAGTTCCTAAAGAATGACCTGCAGAAGGCCTCAGAGTTCATTAACCCTGAAGGGCTCTCAACCCTTGTGTCGTACGGGTATCTAGACGCGGAAATCTCAAAGAAGCTAGAGGAGGACATCAAATACCTGGAGAGCATGGGGGTAAAGATAGGACCTAGAAGTTATGAGACCAAGAAGCACGCTCTACTATCACAACTTCTTATGCTATCACTCAAGGAGAAGAAATATAACGAAGTCAAACAATATGCGAGGGAAATGGCAGTCATCAGGAAGTCAATTGGGTAA
- a CDS encoding peroxiredoxin, which yields MDVGQPAPDFEAEGSTGKVSLSSLRGKKVVLYFYPKSFTPGCTREIQRFVELYDEFIKAGAEVIGVSVDSVSTQKRFSEKYGAKFPVVSDHEKKISSSYGVLNEKGTSAQRVTFVIDAQGVIRAVLRNLKKAEDHADRALEEVKKI from the coding sequence GTGGATGTAGGTCAGCCCGCACCCGATTTTGAGGCTGAGGGTTCAACGGGAAAGGTTAGTCTATCCAGTCTAAGAGGAAAGAAGGTAGTACTCTACTTCTATCCCAAGTCATTTACGCCTGGATGTACAAGGGAGATACAAAGGTTCGTGGAACTCTACGACGAGTTTATAAAGGCTGGAGCTGAGGTCATAGGAGTCAGTGTCGACTCTGTGAGTACTCAGAAAAGGTTTAGCGAGAAGTATGGTGCAAAGTTCCCAGTCGTTTCCGATCACGAGAAAAAGATTTCATCGTCCTATGGTGTCCTCAACGAAAAGGGCACGAGCGCACAAAGGGTCACCTTTGTGATAGACGCCCAAGGCGTGATTAGGGCGGTTCTCAGGAATTTGAAAAAAGCGGAGGATCACGCTGATAGGGCACTTGAAGAAGTAAAGAAAATATGA
- a CDS encoding bifunctional ADP-dependent NAD(P)H-hydrate dehydratase/NAD(P)H-hydrate epimerase: MITSSQMRVLEINSEAFGVSTLQLMENAGRSVADEIEREMGTSSLSVIVFVGHGGKGGDGLVTARHLADRGANVTVITMGEIKHRDALVNYGALEEMDFSVRVLRIDDLDSPLKADVLVDAMLGTGVRGKVRYPFNHAISLFNASKGFKVAIDVPSGIDPDTGEALGEFVSPDLVVTFHDVKPGLLKYNFKYVVKKIGIPPEASIYMGPGDLLTLKQRDMRSRKGVGGRVLIVGGSSTFSGAPALSALASLRTGADLVYVASPERTAEAISSYSPDLIAVKLSGRNFNESNIKELGPWVEKANAVVFGPGLGLEEETVKATPTFVEMVMRLGKPLVLDADGLKIMKGSKLSKNVVITPHPGEFKIFFGEEQKENERERINQVVEKARTCNCVVLLKGYLDIISDGYSFRLNKAGNPGMTAGGTGDTLTGIIATFMAQGYSPYISAGLGALVNSLSGTLAYRELGAHLTASDVVSRIPKVLNDPITAFKERPYRRVISS; the protein is encoded by the coding sequence ATGATCACCTCTTCTCAGATGAGAGTCCTGGAGATTAACTCCGAGGCGTTTGGCGTTTCCACACTACAACTCATGGAAAACGCTGGCAGATCGGTCGCAGACGAGATAGAGAGGGAGATGGGGACAAGTTCCCTGAGCGTCATTGTGTTTGTGGGCCACGGTGGGAAGGGTGGTGATGGGCTGGTTACGGCGAGACATCTGGCCGATAGGGGAGCCAACGTGACAGTGATTACCATGGGCGAAATCAAGCACAGGGACGCTCTAGTGAACTATGGGGCTCTGGAAGAAATGGACTTCTCTGTGAGGGTATTAAGGATAGACGACCTAGATTCCCCACTAAAGGCGGATGTGCTCGTAGATGCCATGCTGGGGACGGGAGTGAGGGGAAAGGTGAGATATCCATTTAATCATGCCATCTCGCTTTTCAATGCGTCCAAGGGCTTCAAGGTGGCAATAGATGTTCCCTCGGGGATAGATCCAGATACTGGAGAGGCCCTAGGAGAGTTTGTCTCGCCAGATCTCGTGGTTACATTCCACGACGTGAAACCAGGACTTTTGAAGTACAACTTTAAGTACGTGGTTAAGAAGATAGGCATTCCTCCAGAGGCATCAATTTACATGGGACCGGGAGATCTTCTGACGCTTAAGCAAAGAGACATGAGAAGCAGAAAAGGTGTAGGAGGGAGGGTTCTAATTGTGGGGGGAAGCTCAACCTTTTCGGGTGCGCCAGCCCTATCGGCGTTAGCTAGCTTGAGGACTGGGGCAGACCTGGTATACGTGGCCTCTCCCGAGAGAACGGCGGAGGCTATCTCCAGCTACTCTCCGGATCTAATTGCGGTTAAGCTCTCTGGGAGGAACTTTAACGAGAGTAACATCAAGGAGCTAGGACCGTGGGTGGAGAAGGCCAACGCTGTGGTTTTCGGGCCTGGCCTGGGCCTAGAGGAGGAGACTGTCAAGGCAACCCCAACATTCGTGGAAATGGTAATGAGACTTGGGAAACCCCTCGTGCTAGACGCTGATGGCCTGAAGATAATGAAGGGTTCAAAGCTTTCAAAGAACGTGGTCATTACCCCTCATCCAGGGGAATTTAAGATCTTCTTTGGCGAGGAACAGAAGGAGAACGAAAGAGAAAGGATTAACCAGGTCGTGGAGAAGGCTAGAACCTGTAACTGCGTTGTGCTCCTGAAGGGTTATCTAGACATCATAAGTGATGGGTATTCCTTTAGGCTTAACAAGGCTGGAAATCCTGGAATGACTGCAGGAGGAACAGGGGACACACTTACGGGGATCATTGCGACCTTTATGGCACAGGGGTATTCACCCTACATTTCAGCTGGATTAGGAGCGCTTGTGAATAGTCTCTCTGGCACCCTAGCCTATAGGGAACTAGGGGCACACCTGACAGCGTCTGACGTAGTATCTAGAATTCCCAAGGTACTAAATGACCCGATTACAGCCTTTAAGGAGAGGCCGTACAGAAGGGTTATTTCTAGTTGA
- the herA gene encoding DNA double-strand break repair helicase HerA, which produces MVIGYVIGEATPQEALMLAEKPVRAGRYVVLEYDGVKVLGLVTSVTRGSPLLDLTLNDIKIVQKLKNLDTSIPQFVKAKIKLLHDMMSGTIPDLPPGPGTPVRFAEEDELRDIFSDGDVMIGSVIGMNIPVKIRVNSLSRHLAILAATGSGKSNTVAVLSQSLASIGGSVVIFDYHGEYYGSDIKPLNNIEPKLNPLHLKPKEFATLLEIRPNATIQYRFLRNAFVSYIDGLRERLKEGNVDYNMLNSEFVSELEREIDEQLKDEKQRSQREAADEVKNKLEEFVDRYGDVIDLTVPDITTRIRPSSVNVVDISHMDEDAMDAVVSHYLRRLLDSRKEFRHKGTGLGFPVVAVIEEAHVFLSKNQDTLTKYHASKIAREGRKFGVSMVIVSQRPKGLDETILSQMTNKIILRMVEPTDKKYVLEASDNLTEDLVEQLSSLGVGEAIMIGNLVKLPAFVRISRFTGRLGGSDPDIRGEWSHFLNARNVDAEFG; this is translated from the coding sequence ATGGTTATTGGCTACGTTATAGGTGAGGCCACTCCTCAGGAAGCCCTAATGCTTGCTGAAAAGCCCGTGAGAGCGGGTAGATATGTGGTCTTGGAGTACGACGGGGTGAAGGTCCTAGGTCTGGTCACCTCTGTGACCAGGGGAAGCCCCCTCCTCGATCTAACCCTAAACGATATCAAGATTGTTCAGAAATTGAAGAACTTGGATACATCTATTCCTCAGTTCGTTAAGGCGAAGATAAAGCTCCTTCACGACATGATGTCAGGTACCATACCAGACCTTCCGCCAGGTCCTGGAACTCCAGTCCGTTTCGCCGAGGAAGATGAGCTCAGGGATATCTTCTCCGATGGTGATGTAATGATAGGTTCTGTTATAGGAATGAATATTCCCGTGAAGATAAGAGTTAACTCCCTTTCGAGGCACTTGGCTATCCTCGCTGCCACAGGTAGCGGAAAGTCGAATACTGTCGCGGTTCTTTCCCAGTCCCTTGCGTCCATTGGTGGCTCAGTTGTCATTTTTGATTACCATGGTGAGTATTACGGCTCCGATATAAAGCCTCTAAATAATATTGAGCCTAAGCTAAATCCTTTACATCTAAAACCCAAGGAGTTTGCAACACTTTTAGAAATTAGACCCAATGCCACTATACAGTATAGATTTTTAAGGAATGCTTTCGTGTCCTACATTGACGGGTTGAGGGAGAGACTGAAGGAAGGGAATGTGGACTACAACATGCTTAACTCGGAGTTTGTAAGTGAGCTCGAGAGAGAGATAGACGAACAACTTAAGGACGAGAAGCAAAGGTCTCAAAGAGAAGCCGCGGACGAGGTGAAGAACAAGCTTGAGGAGTTCGTTGATAGGTACGGGGACGTGATTGACCTGACAGTTCCTGACATCACCACTAGGATAAGGCCCTCTTCAGTTAACGTGGTGGACATAAGTCACATGGATGAGGACGCGATGGATGCCGTTGTGTCCCACTACTTGAGAAGACTCCTCGATTCAAGGAAGGAGTTTAGACATAAGGGGACGGGTCTAGGTTTTCCAGTTGTTGCGGTAATAGAAGAGGCACATGTTTTCCTGTCAAAGAACCAGGACACCCTCACGAAATATCACGCCTCAAAGATCGCCAGGGAGGGCAGGAAGTTCGGGGTCAGTATGGTTATAGTGAGCCAGAGACCTAAGGGGCTAGATGAGACCATTCTAAGTCAAATGACTAACAAGATCATTCTGAGGATGGTAGAGCCCACGGATAAGAAGTACGTGCTTGAGGCCAGCGACAACCTTACAGAGGATCTCGTTGAACAGTTATCCTCGCTAGGTGTTGGGGAGGCCATAATGATAGGCAACTTGGTTAAGTTGCCTGCATTTGTAAGGATTTCAAGGTTCACAGGTAGGCTAGGTGGATCGGACCCCGACATTAGGGGTGAGTGGAGCCACTTCCTTAACGCTAGGAATGTTGACGCCGAGTTTGGGTGA
- the mre11 gene encoding DNA double-strand break repair protein Mre11 has protein sequence MILHISDTHLGSRRYNRDSREQDVYDVFSQLIDLAIREHVRAIVHSGDLFDVYKPGNKSLKFFVDKVKLLRDKGIDFINIPGDHDTPKVRDEIYTQRLLGESLGLIEMLMGDQDPRFVEIDDGGIRIRVYGIRSMSTVFRDNLLNLLGSLKPEGERNVLMLHQGFREMLPYDNAWQLEIGSLPKGFQYYACGHLHSRDVRVLPWGGILAVAGSPEIIREEEIEGWRKNGKGGYLVDLSKREAEIHPLNVDVRPQEVVRIDTASVDQDIDNIRKKLSGGRKPILHVILEGDSSKRSYAMKRLSQLSEIAEFYRIYKDETTDSQLREVKASNNGTISELIAEYLRKQGYNDEEVKLILEVIGKYDSDEADEILKKFAEMER, from the coding sequence TTGATTCTCCATATCTCCGACACTCACTTGGGTAGTAGAAGATATAACAGGGACTCAAGGGAGCAGGACGTTTATGACGTCTTCTCCCAGTTAATTGACCTCGCAATAAGGGAGCACGTGAGAGCTATTGTTCATTCTGGAGACCTCTTCGATGTGTACAAGCCCGGGAATAAATCCCTCAAGTTCTTTGTGGATAAGGTGAAACTCCTAAGGGATAAGGGCATAGATTTCATTAACATACCGGGAGACCACGATACGCCTAAGGTGAGAGACGAAATATACACCCAAAGATTGCTGGGCGAGTCCCTAGGCTTGATCGAGATGTTAATGGGGGATCAGGATCCAAGGTTCGTGGAAATAGATGACGGTGGGATAAGGATAAGAGTGTATGGAATTAGGAGCATGAGCACCGTCTTCAGGGACAACCTTCTGAATCTCCTTGGCTCGCTTAAGCCGGAGGGAGAGAGAAATGTCCTCATGCTCCATCAGGGCTTCAGGGAAATGTTGCCCTATGACAATGCCTGGCAACTGGAGATAGGTTCCCTTCCCAAGGGTTTTCAATACTACGCTTGTGGCCACCTCCATTCGAGAGACGTAAGGGTGCTACCTTGGGGTGGGATACTTGCGGTAGCCGGTTCCCCTGAGATAATAAGGGAGGAGGAAATTGAGGGCTGGAGGAAAAACGGTAAGGGAGGATATCTGGTAGACCTGAGCAAAAGGGAAGCTGAAATACATCCACTTAACGTTGATGTGAGGCCCCAGGAGGTAGTTAGGATAGACACTGCGAGCGTGGACCAGGACATAGATAACATAAGGAAAAAACTGAGTGGGGGTAGGAAGCCAATCCTTCACGTTATTTTGGAGGGTGACTCCTCCAAGAGGAGTTACGCCATGAAGAGGTTGAGCCAACTCTCTGAGATTGCAGAATTTTACAGGATTTACAAGGACGAGACAACAGATTCGCAGTTAAGGGAAGTGAAGGCCAGTAACAATGGCACAATCTCGGAGCTAATAGCGGAGTACCTGAGAAAACAGGGTTACAATGACGAGGAAGTTAAGCTCATCCTTGAGGTCATAGGCAAGTATGATTCAGATGAGGCTGATGAAATCCTCAAGAAGTTCGCGGAGATGGAAAGATGA
- a CDS encoding AAA family ATPase: MRLDRVYLKDFLSHEKTTVSFKGDINVIVGQNGAGKSSIIEAITFALFREGKGKQEEMIKKGKTNAELELVLRDNNLEVRVLRKIPPGDQLYVNGKLTARGTKEVTKKIEELGLNSKVVTSTMIVRQGEIETIFDTLTDVLKRVMMIDNLEKLTESGGKIKQLMDKYDQEVRSHEIYLENLRRLQEEKSSLEREISSLTERMEKTREELQKLESEEAKLKDKIKDLEEKQREYDVLLSEKRLAEDELQRVMAELRNLEGLERRISNLEEKEKELEKIVSLSDTILDLEGKRARLTDRKNEFERVKRQFEKKSKEFEQKRKLEPRHEEYQRVVSRLKELEEYHERFTSLYSTLRNLMERKNKIEQEVRMLPRIAVEEIQTRLDSVSKELDEAASLQKERKVEYDQIRKSLDALLSATEGKCPVCGGPLDEPHRQELTQKYRQRLTELSKELKDLEGKLESLKRDKSRLEDEHKRAIRVDAERRGKENDLEGLSSDIARLESELKQLKELEEEFRAMQRRKDELENDERSYLQVQGVSEAEVMELEDQMATYSHDISTLEEEIDQLEGRVGNLTKQDVESAKGQLEKVRRELSELQRKRGEKTNLESRMVELKRSVDELSRRIQLLGFRRQDLEQMRRDLEVLSKQLREVHGDLGNLEGKLNQVKGRHQEVENEIAQLQEKVKEVEKSRRAKERLEKLRKVLSEGMLQSYLISTLKGRIENNLNDIVSMFDISYTRILVNMTQTKTLSGKVELTALNQSGQQLSIGMLSGGEKIAVALALRLAIARALTGEIGFMILDEPTVHLDSMRRAELLSVIRESMNVVPQIIVVTHDDEVLRIADYVIRVEKVGESSRVKEEIAQ; the protein is encoded by the coding sequence ATGAGACTTGACAGGGTCTACTTGAAAGATTTCCTCAGCCACGAAAAAACCACCGTTTCCTTTAAGGGAGACATTAACGTCATAGTGGGACAGAACGGTGCCGGAAAAAGCTCAATCATTGAGGCAATTACCTTTGCCCTCTTTAGGGAAGGGAAGGGTAAACAGGAGGAGATGATAAAGAAGGGAAAGACTAATGCTGAGTTGGAGCTCGTTCTCAGGGACAACAACCTTGAGGTAAGGGTTCTCAGGAAAATACCTCCTGGTGATCAGCTCTATGTCAACGGTAAGCTTACGGCCAGGGGCACCAAGGAGGTGACAAAGAAGATCGAGGAACTGGGTCTCAACAGCAAGGTGGTCACCTCGACCATGATAGTTAGACAGGGCGAGATAGAGACGATCTTTGACACGTTGACGGATGTGCTCAAGAGGGTAATGATGATAGACAACCTGGAGAAACTCACCGAATCTGGAGGAAAGATCAAGCAACTCATGGACAAATATGACCAGGAGGTCAGATCCCACGAGATTTACCTTGAGAATCTCAGGAGGCTTCAGGAGGAAAAGTCAAGCCTCGAAAGGGAAATCTCCTCCCTGACCGAGAGGATGGAAAAGACGAGGGAGGAACTGCAGAAACTGGAGAGCGAGGAAGCCAAACTAAAGGACAAGATAAAGGATCTAGAGGAGAAACAGAGGGAATATGACGTCCTACTCTCAGAGAAGAGGCTGGCAGAGGACGAATTGCAAAGGGTAATGGCGGAGCTCAGGAATTTAGAGGGACTTGAGCGTAGGATCTCCAATCTCGAGGAGAAGGAGAAGGAGTTAGAGAAAATAGTTTCTCTGAGTGATACCATCCTTGACCTTGAGGGCAAGAGGGCCAGGTTAACGGATAGGAAGAATGAGTTTGAAAGGGTAAAGAGACAGTTCGAGAAAAAGAGCAAGGAGTTTGAGCAGAAGAGAAAGCTAGAGCCTAGACACGAAGAGTATCAGAGGGTTGTATCAAGGCTTAAGGAACTAGAGGAATACCATGAGAGATTCACCAGTCTGTACTCAACTCTCAGGAACTTAATGGAACGTAAAAATAAAATCGAACAGGAGGTGAGGATGCTTCCAAGGATTGCGGTGGAGGAGATTCAGACGAGGCTTGACTCGGTCTCTAAGGAGCTAGACGAAGCGGCCTCACTTCAAAAGGAAAGAAAGGTGGAGTATGATCAGATAAGGAAAAGCCTAGACGCTCTCCTTTCAGCTACAGAGGGGAAGTGTCCAGTATGCGGTGGCCCATTGGACGAACCCCATAGACAGGAGCTTACTCAGAAATACAGGCAACGTCTGACGGAGTTGAGCAAGGAGCTCAAGGACCTGGAGGGTAAGTTGGAAAGTCTCAAAAGGGACAAGTCACGTCTGGAGGATGAACATAAGAGGGCCATAAGGGTGGACGCGGAGAGAAGGGGTAAGGAGAATGATCTGGAGGGCCTATCTAGCGATATAGCACGGCTGGAATCAGAGCTCAAGCAATTGAAGGAACTCGAGGAGGAATTCAGGGCCATGCAAAGGAGGAAGGACGAACTTGAGAACGACGAAAGGAGTTACCTCCAGGTACAGGGGGTCAGCGAGGCTGAAGTGATGGAGCTAGAGGATCAGATGGCTACCTATTCCCACGACATTTCCACACTGGAGGAGGAGATTGATCAGCTAGAGGGGAGAGTGGGAAACCTCACGAAGCAGGACGTGGAAAGCGCTAAGGGTCAGCTGGAAAAAGTGCGCAGGGAACTATCTGAGCTACAGAGGAAAAGGGGGGAGAAGACGAACCTTGAATCCAGAATGGTGGAACTGAAGAGGAGCGTTGACGAGCTTTCCAGGAGGATTCAGCTCCTTGGGTTCAGGAGACAAGATCTAGAACAGATGAGGCGAGACCTCGAGGTGTTAAGTAAACAGCTCAGGGAAGTTCACGGAGATCTTGGAAACCTCGAGGGTAAACTTAACCAGGTTAAGGGGAGGCATCAGGAGGTTGAGAACGAGATTGCTCAACTCCAGGAGAAGGTCAAGGAGGTGGAGAAGAGTAGGAGGGCTAAGGAGCGCCTTGAGAAGTTAAGAAAGGTACTTTCCGAGGGAATGCTTCAGTCATACCTAATTTCTACGCTCAAGGGAAGGATAGAGAATAATCTCAACGACATAGTTTCCATGTTTGATATCTCATATACGAGGATACTCGTAAACATGACCCAGACCAAGACCCTCAGTGGAAAGGTTGAGCTCACGGCCCTGAATCAGTCCGGCCAGCAACTCTCCATAGGGATGTTGAGCGGAGGCGAGAAGATCGCAGTTGCCCTAGCCCTTAGACTAGCCATAGCTAGAGCCCTTACGGGGGAGATAGGTTTCATGATATTGGACGAGCCCACGGTTCATCTAGATTCCATGAGAAGGGCCGAACTGCTCTCGGTGATAAGGGAGTCCATGAACGTTGTACCCCAGATTATAGTTGTAACCCACGACGATGAGGTGTTAAGGATAGCGGATTACGTAATAAGGGTGGAGAAAGTGGGGGAGAGTAGCAGGGTGAAGGAGGAGATCGCACAGTGA
- the nurA gene encoding DNA double-strand break repair nuclease NurA, producing the protein MIELVYQELITKRSELVSKLNIVQGDLDKKLESLVKNNWEEFTPSSTIKKRIVAVDGGEFVKELRTGIVFVLNAEALITEGVQILDTDQEVKAGVFRPGNRAKERVGELMAIMELKLALQNGSRGDWILMDGSLKKKLGEVRAQDSNFDFREGEITSLSQEDEDIMLLHMIYEKQVYLSELLKRYGSRTVWISKVSRTRDLFHHELSDITLLETFTSSPGFSTVRCRSLLREEIQESDLRRPLDGIEMCSFYARLDYNENVLRIDVIGRPTTEFIKGLLNDLYSVSVKGYPYPLVRVHYDVKVSGNDRRRIIEMLNLRKRRSVGWWPGQFY; encoded by the coding sequence GTGATAGAGCTCGTCTATCAGGAACTGATAACTAAACGTTCAGAACTCGTGAGTAAGCTGAATATTGTTCAAGGAGATCTCGATAAAAAACTGGAATCTTTAGTTAAAAACAACTGGGAAGAGTTCACCCCCTCCTCTACGATAAAGAAGAGAATAGTTGCAGTAGATGGTGGAGAATTTGTAAAAGAGCTGAGAACTGGGATAGTGTTTGTGTTAAATGCCGAGGCATTGATAACGGAGGGAGTTCAAATACTGGACACAGATCAGGAGGTCAAGGCTGGGGTCTTTAGACCCGGGAATAGGGCGAAGGAGAGGGTTGGTGAGCTCATGGCGATAATGGAGCTGAAGCTGGCACTTCAAAATGGGAGTAGGGGAGATTGGATCTTGATGGACGGTAGCCTAAAGAAGAAGCTCGGAGAGGTGAGGGCACAGGATAGCAACTTTGATTTCAGGGAAGGCGAGATCACTTCCTTGAGTCAGGAGGACGAGGACATAATGTTACTTCACATGATATATGAAAAACAGGTTTACCTTTCTGAATTGCTCAAGAGGTACGGTTCCAGAACAGTGTGGATCTCAAAGGTAAGCAGGACTAGGGATCTCTTTCACCATGAGCTATCAGATATCACCCTTCTGGAGACCTTCACTAGTTCTCCTGGTTTCTCCACCGTCAGGTGTAGGTCCCTGTTAAGGGAGGAGATCCAGGAAAGCGATCTGAGAAGGCCTCTAGATGGAATTGAGATGTGCAGTTTCTACGCTAGGCTCGATTACAATGAGAATGTACTGAGGATAGATGTGATTGGAAGGCCCACTACCGAGTTTATCAAGGGCCTACTTAACGATCTGTACTCGGTTTCGGTGAAGGGTTATCCTTATCCCCTGGTCAGGGTCCATTATGACGTTAAGGTTTCAGGGAATGATAGGAGGAGGATCATTGAGATGTTAAACCTTAGGAAGAGAAGGAGCGTTGGATGGTGGCCCGGCCAATTTTATTGA